A window of the Enterobacteriaceae bacterium 4M9 genome harbors these coding sequences:
- a CDS encoding ribonuclease inhibitor, whose translation MKTLTLHGAHIHDIPSFYVEVNAVFMADEAWQLGQSLDAFNDLLYGGFGALAGNEPVTLVWLDAEHSRKALGLEATRRYYQDKLSQPARFNRAHFQRQLDALENGSGQTYFDILLEIIADHPNITLVKR comes from the coding sequence ATGAAAACGCTGACGCTACACGGCGCCCATATTCACGACATTCCCTCCTTTTACGTCGAAGTGAACGCGGTCTTTATGGCCGACGAAGCATGGCAGTTAGGCCAGAGCCTCGATGCCTTCAACGACCTGCTTTACGGCGGCTTTGGCGCACTGGCGGGCAACGAACCGGTTACGCTGGTGTGGTTGGATGCAGAACATAGCCGTAAGGCGCTGGGCCTTGAGGCCACGCGTCGTTATTACCAGGACAAACTTTCCCAGCCAGCGCGTTTTAACCGCGCTCACTTCCAGCGCCAGCTTGACGCGCTGGAAAACGGCAGCGGCCAGACCTACTTTGATATCCTGCTGGAGATTATCGCTGACCATCCCAATATCACGCTGGTGAAGCGCTGA
- the dkgA gene encoding 2,5-didehydrogluconate reductase DkgA, which translates to MANPTQIKLSDGNLMPQLGLGVWKASHDEVVPAVQKALEVGYRSIDTASAYKNEDGVGEALKGAGVARDELFITTKLWNGDQQDPRGALESSLKKLKLDYVDLYLMHWPVPVQDRYVEAWKGMIALQKEGLIKSIGVCNFNVEHLQRIIDETGVTPVINQIELHPLFQQRQLHAWNATHKIQTESWSPLAQGGEGVFDQKLIRTLADKYGKTPAQIVIRWHLDSGLVVIPKSVTPSRIVENFDVWDFRLDKDEIADIAKLDEGKRLGPDPDTFSG; encoded by the coding sequence ATGGCAAATCCCACCCAGATTAAACTCTCCGACGGTAATCTGATGCCACAACTCGGGCTAGGCGTATGGAAAGCAAGCCATGACGAGGTTGTTCCAGCGGTGCAAAAGGCGCTGGAAGTGGGCTACCGCTCTATCGATACCGCCAGCGCCTACAAGAATGAAGACGGCGTAGGCGAGGCACTGAAAGGCGCCGGTGTGGCGCGCGACGAACTGTTTATTACCACCAAACTGTGGAACGGCGACCAGCAGGACCCGCGCGGCGCGCTGGAAAGCAGCCTGAAAAAACTCAAACTTGATTATGTTGACCTGTACCTGATGCACTGGCCGGTGCCGGTGCAGGACCGCTACGTCGAGGCCTGGAAAGGCATGATTGCGTTACAGAAAGAGGGGCTGATTAAGAGCATTGGCGTGTGTAATTTTAACGTCGAGCATCTGCAACGCATTATCGATGAAACAGGCGTGACGCCGGTCATCAACCAGATTGAGCTACACCCATTGTTCCAGCAGCGTCAGCTGCATGCCTGGAACGCCACCCACAAAATTCAGACCGAGTCCTGGAGCCCACTGGCGCAGGGCGGCGAAGGCGTGTTTGACCAGAAGCTGATTCGCACGCTGGCGGATAAATACGGTAAAACCCCGGCGCAGATTGTGATTCGCTGGCACCTCGACAGCGGGCTGGTGGTGATTCCGAAGTCGGTTACGCCATCACGCATTGTCGAGAACTTTGACGTGTGGGATTTCCGGCTTGATAAGGATGAGATTGCCGATATCGCGAAGCTGGATGAAGGGAAACGGCTGGGGCCGGATCCGGATACGTTTAGCGGCTAA
- the yqhD gene encoding alcohol dehydrogenase encodes MNNFNLHTPTRILFGKNAIAELRAQIPADARVLITYGGGSVKKTGVLDQVLSALSGLDVLEFGGIEPNPSYETLMKAVALVREQNVTFLLAVGGGSVLDGTKFIAAAAPYAQDIDPWRIVETGGDDVTRAVPMGSVLTLPATGSESNSGAVISRRSTGDKQAFMNPHVQPLFAILDPVYTYTLPPRQVANGVVDAFVHTIEQYLTYPVDGRIQDRFAEGILLTLIEEGPRALAEPENYDVRANVMWAATMALNGLIGAGVPQDWATHMLGHELTAMHGLDHAQTLAVVLPSLMNEKRDTKREKLLQYGERVWNITEGSEAQRIDATIAATRDFFERMGVKTHLSDYGLDGSSIPALLAKLDEHGMTALGERGDITLDVSRRIYEAAR; translated from the coding sequence ATGAACAACTTCAACCTACACACACCGACCCGCATTCTGTTTGGTAAGAACGCCATCGCTGAATTACGCGCACAGATCCCGGCAGACGCCCGCGTACTGATTACCTACGGCGGCGGTAGCGTGAAAAAAACCGGTGTGCTTGACCAGGTGCTGAGTGCACTGAGCGGGCTGGACGTGCTGGAATTTGGCGGCATTGAGCCAAACCCGTCTTATGAAACGCTGATGAAAGCCGTGGCGCTGGTGCGTGAGCAGAACGTGACCTTCCTGCTGGCCGTCGGCGGCGGCTCGGTGCTTGATGGCACCAAGTTTATTGCCGCAGCAGCGCCGTATGCGCAGGATATCGACCCGTGGCGTATTGTTGAAACCGGCGGTGACGACGTTACCCGTGCCGTGCCGATGGGCTCAGTACTGACCCTGCCTGCCACCGGCTCAGAGTCCAACAGCGGCGCGGTGATTTCCCGTCGTTCAACCGGCGACAAACAGGCGTTCATGAACCCGCACGTGCAGCCGCTGTTTGCCATCCTCGATCCGGTTTACACCTACACCCTGCCGCCGCGCCAGGTGGCAAACGGCGTGGTTGACGCCTTTGTGCACACCATTGAGCAGTACCTGACGTATCCGGTTGATGGGCGCATTCAGGACCGCTTTGCCGAAGGCATCCTGCTTACCCTGATTGAAGAAGGTCCGCGCGCGTTGGCCGAGCCGGAAAACTATGACGTGCGTGCCAACGTGATGTGGGCAGCCACCATGGCGCTCAACGGCCTGATTGGCGCAGGCGTGCCGCAGGACTGGGCAACCCATATGCTGGGCCACGAACTGACGGCGATGCACGGCCTTGACCATGCGCAGACGCTGGCGGTTGTGCTGCCGTCACTGATGAACGAGAAGCGCGATACCAAACGCGAGAAACTGCTGCAATACGGCGAGCGCGTATGGAATATCACTGAAGGCAGTGAGGCACAGCGTATTGATGCGACCATCGCCGCCACCCGCGATTTCTTCGAGCGTATGGGCGTGAAAACGCACCTGTCTGACTACGGTCTTGACGGCAGTTCCATCCCGGCGTTGCTGGCAAAACTCGACGAACACGGCATGACGGCACTTGGCGAACGTGGCGATATCACGCTTGACGTCAGCCGCCGTATTTACGAAGCCGCACGTTAA
- a CDS encoding AraC family transcriptional regulator — MDRQAICQALTQKVNFLKQNGNDEEARRLNLDLLWGTQPYPRTPVMYQPGIIFLFSGHKTGYLNDRVFRYDASEYLLLTVPLPFECETFATEQIPLAGMRLNIDVSQLQDLLLDIGEDDRFAPQHSASGINSSVLSEDILCAAERLLDVLERPLDARVLGKQIIREILYYVLTGPCGGALLALVSRQTHFSQISRALRRIESQYTENLSVDRLASEANMSLSAFHHNFKAVTSTSPLQYIKSFRLHKARLMMVRDGMKASAAAVRVGYESASQFSREFKRYFGVTPGEEVARMRSVAMPELRP, encoded by the coding sequence ATGGACAGGCAGGCTATATGTCAGGCACTGACGCAGAAAGTTAACTTTCTGAAACAAAACGGCAATGATGAAGAGGCCAGACGCCTGAACCTTGATTTGCTGTGGGGCACCCAGCCTTATCCGCGCACGCCGGTCATGTACCAGCCAGGTATCATTTTTCTCTTTTCCGGGCATAAAACAGGTTATCTCAACGACCGGGTGTTTCGCTATGACGCCAGCGAATATCTACTGTTAACCGTGCCACTGCCGTTTGAATGTGAAACCTTCGCCACCGAGCAAATCCCGCTTGCCGGCATGCGCCTGAATATTGATGTTTCCCAGCTTCAGGATTTGCTGCTGGATATCGGTGAAGATGACCGCTTTGCGCCACAGCACTCGGCCAGCGGCATCAACTCCAGCGTACTGAGTGAGGACATCCTGTGTGCCGCCGAGCGGCTGTTGGACGTGCTGGAGCGCCCGCTTGATGCCCGCGTGCTGGGCAAACAAATTATTCGCGAAATTCTCTATTACGTTCTCACCGGTCCGTGTGGCGGGGCGCTGCTGGCGCTGGTGAGCCGCCAGACGCATTTTAGCCAGATAAGCCGCGCGCTGCGGCGTATTGAAAGCCAGTACACCGAGAACCTGAGCGTGGACCGGCTGGCTTCTGAGGCCAACATGAGCCTGTCGGCGTTTCATCACAACTTCAAGGCCGTAACCAGCACCTCGCCGCTGCAATACATCAAGTCTTTCAGGCTGCATAAAGCGCGGCTGATGATGGTGCGCGATGGCATGAAGGCAAGTGCTGCGGCCGTGCGCGTGGGCTATGAAAGCGCCTCGCAGTTTAGCCGCGAGTTCAAGCGCTACTTTGGCGTTACCCCCGGTGAGGAAGTAGCGCGAATGCGCAGCGTGGCGATGCCGGAACTCAGGCCGTAG
- a CDS encoding c-type cytochrome: MKKRWTAFLALLPLAVLVQNANASDDALATRGEYLARAGDCVACHSTAGGKPFAGGLKMSTPVGAIYSTNITPDNATGIGEYSYDDFARALREGVAKDGRNLYPAMPYTSFVKISDEDMRALYAYFMQRVKPVNQQNRDSDIPWPLNMRWPLAAWNWLFASSEAFTPDPTLSAQQNRGAYLVQGLGHCGTCHTPRGMGFQEKALDQRDSAYLTGGTLEGWHAPNLTGNAREGLGRWSAAEIAQFLKTGQTAHAAAFGSMTDVVSDSTQHLSDEDVQAIAAYLKTLKPSDPQSTAPADNSDTTAALIRGDVSKPGAQVYMDNCAACHRTDGKGYASTFPALAHNSAVLSDDPSSLISLVLKGGKAPVTQQAITGLAMPDFGWRLDDKQVADVLTFIRSGWGNNAVAVTPDEVKALRQNISTVERKE; the protein is encoded by the coding sequence ATGAAAAAGAGATGGACAGCGTTTTTAGCGCTGCTGCCCCTGGCCGTGCTGGTACAAAACGCCAATGCCAGTGATGACGCCCTGGCCACGCGGGGAGAATATCTGGCCCGCGCCGGTGACTGCGTGGCCTGCCACAGCACCGCAGGCGGCAAACCGTTTGCCGGCGGGCTAAAAATGTCGACGCCAGTCGGTGCGATTTATTCCACCAACATTACGCCTGACAACGCCACCGGTATTGGCGAGTACAGCTACGACGACTTTGCCAGGGCACTGCGTGAAGGGGTGGCCAAAGACGGCCGTAATTTGTACCCAGCCATGCCGTATACCTCGTTTGTCAAAATCAGCGATGAGGATATGCGCGCGCTGTATGCGTATTTCATGCAGCGCGTGAAGCCGGTGAACCAGCAAAATCGCGACAGCGATATTCCCTGGCCGCTCAATATGCGCTGGCCGCTGGCGGCATGGAACTGGCTGTTTGCCAGCAGCGAAGCGTTCACACCGGACCCGACGCTGTCAGCACAGCAAAACCGCGGTGCCTATCTGGTGCAAGGGCTGGGCCACTGCGGCACCTGCCATACCCCACGCGGCATGGGTTTTCAGGAAAAAGCGCTGGACCAGCGCGATAGCGCTTATCTGACCGGTGGCACGCTGGAAGGCTGGCATGCGCCAAACCTGACGGGCAATGCCAGAGAAGGGCTGGGGCGCTGGTCGGCGGCAGAGATTGCACAGTTTCTAAAGACTGGGCAAACGGCTCATGCTGCTGCGTTTGGTTCAATGACCGACGTTGTCAGCGACAGCACGCAGCACCTGAGCGACGAGGACGTGCAGGCCATTGCGGCGTACCTGAAAACACTGAAGCCGTCTGACCCGCAGTCCACAGCGCCTGCTGACAACAGTGACACCACTGCTGCACTTATCCGGGGTGACGTGAGCAAGCCAGGCGCACAGGTGTACATGGACAACTGCGCAGCCTGCCACCGCACAGACGGCAAAGGCTATGCCAGTACGTTCCCGGCGCTGGCGCATAACAGCGCCGTACTGAGTGACGATCCGTCGTCGCTGATAAGCCTGGTCCTCAAAGGCGGCAAAGCACCGGTCACGCAGCAGGCCATAACCGGCCTGGCGATGCCCGATTTTGGCTGGCGCCTGGACGACAAGCAGGTGGCCGACGTGCTGACCTTTATCCGCAGTGGCTGGGGCAATAACGCCGTGGCGGTTACGCCGGATGAGGTTAAGGCGCTGCGCCAGAACATCAGCACCGTTGAACGTAAAGAGTAA
- a CDS encoding GMC family oxidoreductase — translation MSIKKDAVDIVIVGFGWTGSLMARELAETGLNIVALERGEARDTWPDFAYPRIADELTYGIRLKLFQNPSKETVTVRHTQSDTALPYRRFGSFLPGDGVGGAGVHWNGMLWRPLEADLKMRSTVIEKYGADFIPADMTVQDYPFTYEEMEPFFDKFEKICGAAGQAGNVQGQKLDGGNPFEAPRQNPYPTKPLKQQYAGMLFSKAAKELGYHPFPVPAANCSEPWTNPYGVQLGVCNYCGFCERFGCFNYSKGSPQSCVLPALRAYNNIELRTHAHVLRVNTDASGTRATGVTYIDHDGQEVEQPASLVVLSAFQLHNVRLLLLSKIGKPYNPATGEGVVGRNYAYQMNGGISLFFKDDKYFNPFAATGTTGMYLDEFNAENFDHSQLGFIGGATISATTTGGRPIQQMTLPASAPKWGTGWKKAIKNNYLHSMSIGSSGSVMPYKQCYLDLDPTYKDLHGQPLLRMTFDWQPNELKMTNFIGTKAEEIARLIGPDHYEMQFKGMDAHYDVRPYQSTHTTGGAVMGDNPATSVVNKYLQSWDVPNLFVLGACCFPQNLAYNPTGIVCATALFAAHAIRTQYLANPGPLVQA, via the coding sequence ATGAGCATTAAAAAGGATGCCGTCGATATCGTGATTGTCGGCTTTGGCTGGACCGGCTCGCTAATGGCCCGTGAACTGGCCGAAACGGGGCTGAATATTGTGGCACTGGAGCGCGGCGAAGCGCGTGACACCTGGCCCGACTTTGCGTATCCGCGCATTGCCGATGAGCTGACTTACGGTATACGCCTGAAGCTGTTCCAGAACCCCTCAAAAGAAACCGTCACCGTGCGCCACACCCAGTCTGACACGGCGCTGCCTTACCGCCGCTTTGGCTCGTTTTTGCCCGGCGACGGCGTTGGCGGCGCAGGTGTGCACTGGAACGGCATGCTGTGGCGACCGCTGGAGGCAGATTTAAAAATGCGCAGCACCGTGATTGAAAAATACGGCGCGGATTTTATCCCGGCGGATATGACGGTGCAGGACTACCCTTTCACCTACGAGGAAATGGAGCCGTTTTTCGACAAGTTTGAAAAAATCTGCGGCGCCGCCGGTCAGGCTGGCAACGTGCAGGGGCAAAAGCTCGACGGCGGTAACCCGTTTGAAGCGCCGCGCCAGAACCCTTATCCCACTAAACCGCTCAAGCAGCAGTACGCCGGTATGCTGTTTAGCAAAGCGGCAAAGGAACTGGGCTACCATCCGTTCCCGGTGCCTGCCGCCAACTGTAGCGAACCCTGGACCAACCCGTACGGCGTGCAGTTGGGGGTGTGTAACTACTGCGGCTTCTGCGAGCGTTTTGGCTGCTTTAATTACTCCAAAGGTTCACCGCAAAGCTGCGTGCTGCCTGCCCTGCGTGCCTACAACAATATTGAACTGCGTACCCACGCACATGTGCTGCGCGTCAACACCGACGCCAGCGGCACGCGGGCAACCGGCGTGACCTATATTGACCACGATGGCCAGGAGGTCGAGCAGCCCGCAAGCCTGGTGGTACTGAGCGCCTTCCAGCTGCACAACGTGCGCCTGCTGCTGCTGTCAAAAATCGGCAAACCGTACAATCCGGCGACCGGCGAAGGCGTGGTCGGGCGCAACTACGCCTATCAGATGAACGGCGGCATCTCGCTGTTTTTCAAAGACGATAAGTATTTCAACCCGTTCGCCGCTACCGGCACCACCGGCATGTATCTCGACGAGTTTAACGCTGAGAACTTCGACCACTCACAGCTCGGCTTTATCGGCGGCGCCACTATTTCTGCCACCACCACCGGCGGGCGGCCTATTCAGCAGATGACCCTGCCCGCCAGCGCACCGAAGTGGGGAACGGGCTGGAAGAAGGCGATTAAAAATAACTACCTGCACAGTATGAGCATCGGCTCATCCGGCTCGGTCATGCCGTACAAACAATGCTATCTCGACCTTGACCCTACCTATAAGGATTTGCACGGCCAGCCACTGCTGCGCATGACCTTCGACTGGCAACCCAACGAGCTAAAAATGACGAACTTCATTGGCACCAAAGCCGAAGAGATAGCCCGGCTTATCGGGCCGGACCATTACGAAATGCAGTTTAAAGGCATGGACGCGCATTACGATGTGCGCCCCTATCAGAGTACGCACACCACCGGTGGCGCGGTGATGGGCGACAACCCGGCCACCAGCGTGGTGAACAAATACCTGCAAAGCTGGGATGTGCCGAACCTGTTTGTGCTCGGCGCCTGCTGCTTCCCACAAAACCTGGCGTATAACCCAACGGGCATTGTCTGCGCCACGGCGCTGTTTGCCGCGCACGCCATCCGCACGCAGTATCTCGCCAACCCCGGACCGCTGGTCCAGGCCTGA
- a CDS encoding gluconate 2-dehydrogenase subunit 3 family protein, with amino-acid sequence MSKEKPCVVPPRRRFLQQSLALIPAVAAGGSLLSAAAGAQTSAPEGVSAHYVPTFFNNDEWRFVLAAVDRLIPQDELGPGAVSEGVPVFIDKQMELPYGYGHLWYMQGPFASAVPELGYQSNLAPRDTWRRGISATNAWCNDKHGKVFADLTHAQQEEILTQLEKGKLDFPQVSGALFFTQMLENTKEGYLADPLHGGNQTLASWKLIGFPGARADYPQVMDHPNQPYPLGPVSISGKRSV; translated from the coding sequence ATGAGCAAAGAAAAACCATGTGTTGTCCCGCCACGTCGGCGCTTCCTGCAACAGTCGCTGGCGTTAATTCCCGCCGTTGCGGCAGGTGGCAGTTTGCTGAGTGCGGCCGCTGGCGCACAAACATCTGCCCCGGAAGGCGTCTCGGCGCACTATGTTCCAACCTTCTTTAACAACGACGAATGGCGCTTTGTGCTCGCTGCGGTGGACCGTCTCATTCCGCAGGACGAGCTTGGCCCAGGTGCCGTGAGCGAAGGTGTGCCGGTTTTTATCGACAAGCAGATGGAGTTGCCCTACGGCTACGGTCATCTGTGGTATATGCAAGGCCCTTTCGCCAGCGCCGTGCCGGAACTGGGCTACCAGTCAAACCTGGCCCCGCGCGATACCTGGCGACGCGGCATTAGTGCCACCAACGCCTGGTGTAACGACAAACACGGCAAGGTCTTTGCTGACCTGACGCATGCCCAGCAAGAGGAGATTCTCACCCAGCTAGAGAAAGGTAAGCTGGATTTCCCGCAGGTATCCGGGGCGCTGTTCTTCACCCAGATGCTGGAAAACACCAAAGAAGGCTACCTGGCCGACCCGCTGCACGGCGGTAACCAGACGCTGGCCTCCTGGAAGCTCATCGGCTTTCCTGGCGCACGCGCCGACTATCCGCAGGTCATGGACCACCCTAACCAGCCCTATCCTCTCGGCCCTGTGAGCATCAGCGGTAAAAGGAGCGTTTAA
- a CDS encoding DedA family protein — translation MAVIQNIATALWQHDFAALADPRVVGIVYTIMFLTLLLENGLLPASFLPGDSLLILAGALIARGVMEFVPTILLLTTAASLGCWFSYLQGRWLGNTRIVKGWLQQLPTQYHQRAAFMFDKHGLMALLAGRFLAFVRTLLPTMAGISGLSNRRFQFFNWLSGLLWVGVVTSFGYALSMIPFVKRHEDQVMTFLMVLPIVLLVAGLVGALLVILKKRASRS, via the coding sequence ATGGCCGTCATACAGAACATCGCCACCGCGCTCTGGCAACACGATTTTGCCGCGCTGGCGGACCCGCGCGTTGTTGGCATCGTCTACACCATCATGTTTTTAACCCTACTGCTGGAAAACGGCCTGCTGCCTGCGTCGTTTTTACCCGGCGATAGCCTGCTGATTCTGGCTGGCGCCCTGATTGCCCGCGGCGTGATGGAGTTTGTGCCAACGATTCTGCTACTGACGACGGCGGCAAGCCTCGGCTGCTGGTTCAGCTACCTACAGGGACGCTGGCTCGGTAATACCCGCATTGTGAAAGGCTGGCTACAGCAGTTACCCACGCAGTACCACCAGCGCGCCGCGTTTATGTTTGATAAACACGGTCTGATGGCGCTGCTCGCCGGGCGTTTTCTGGCATTTGTGCGCACGCTGCTGCCAACGATGGCAGGCATTTCCGGGCTGTCTAACCGCCGCTTCCAGTTCTTCAACTGGCTCAGTGGGCTGCTGTGGGTGGGCGTGGTGACCAGCTTCGGCTACGCGCTGAGTATGATCCCGTTTGTGAAACGCCACGAAGATCAGGTGATGACATTTTTGATGGTGCTGCCGATTGTGCTACTGGTTGCGGGCCTGGTGGGCGCCCTGCTGGTCATTTTAAAAAAACGCGCGTCTCGCTCCTGA
- the metC gene encoding cystathionine beta-lyase — protein sequence MTKKHIETTLVNAGRDTRYTQGSVNSVIQRASSLVFESVAAKKHATANRANGELFYGRRGTLTHFSLQEAMCELEGGAGCALFPCGAAAVANTILAFVQQGDRVLMTNTAYEPSQDFCTKILAKMGVRTDWFDPLVGEEIAALVTPDTRVVFLESPGSITMEIHDIPAIVRAVRSKAPKAIIIIDNTWSAGVLFKALDHGVDISIQAGTKYLVGHSDAMIGTAVANARCWDQLRENAYLMGQMVDADTAYVTSRGLRTLAVRLRQHEESGIAIAQWLAQQPQVERVNHPALAQNPGHAFWKRDFTGSSGLFSFVLKKRLNDDELARFLDNFTLFTMAYSWGGFESLILANQPEELAAIRPQGQLNFSGTLVRLHVGLENVDDLLTDLAAGLARIA from the coding sequence ATGACGAAAAAACATATCGAGACCACGCTGGTGAATGCCGGGCGTGATACGCGCTATACACAAGGGTCGGTAAACAGCGTGATTCAGCGCGCCTCCTCACTGGTGTTCGAGAGCGTGGCGGCCAAAAAACACGCCACCGCCAACCGCGCCAACGGCGAACTGTTCTACGGGCGGCGCGGTACGCTGACCCATTTTTCGCTCCAGGAAGCGATGTGCGAGCTGGAAGGCGGCGCGGGCTGCGCACTGTTCCCCTGCGGCGCCGCAGCCGTGGCGAATACCATTCTCGCCTTTGTACAGCAGGGCGACCGGGTGCTGATGACCAACACCGCCTACGAACCCAGTCAGGATTTCTGCACCAAAATATTAGCGAAGATGGGTGTGCGCACCGACTGGTTCGATCCGCTGGTGGGTGAAGAGATTGCCGCACTCGTTACCCCCGATACCCGCGTGGTGTTTCTGGAATCTCCTGGCTCCATCACCATGGAAATACACGACATACCCGCCATTGTGCGCGCCGTGCGCAGCAAAGCGCCGAAGGCCATCATCATTATCGACAACACCTGGTCGGCGGGCGTGCTGTTTAAGGCGCTGGATCACGGCGTGGATATCTCCATCCAGGCCGGGACGAAATATCTGGTGGGACATTCCGATGCCATGATCGGCACCGCAGTGGCCAATGCGCGCTGCTGGGATCAGCTACGGGAAAATGCCTATCTGATGGGCCAAATGGTGGATGCCGATACGGCCTATGTCACCAGCCGCGGGTTGCGCACGCTGGCAGTGCGCCTGCGCCAGCATGAAGAAAGCGGCATCGCTATTGCGCAGTGGCTTGCACAGCAGCCGCAGGTGGAGCGTGTTAATCACCCGGCACTGGCGCAAAACCCCGGCCACGCATTCTGGAAGCGTGACTTTACCGGCAGCAGCGGCCTGTTCTCCTTTGTGCTGAAAAAACGCCTTAACGATGACGAACTGGCGCGCTTTCTCGATAACTTCACGCTGTTTACCATGGCGTATTCCTGGGGCGGTTTTGAATCACTGATTCTGGCCAATCAACCTGAAGAACTGGCGGCTATTCGCCCGCAGGGCCAGCTTAACTTCAGCGGCACGCTGGTCAGACTGCACGTTGGTTTAGAAAATGTTGATGATTTACTCACAGATTTAGCCGCAGGACTGGCGCGTATCGCGTAA
- the exbB gene encoding tol-pal system-associated acyl-CoA thioesterase produces the protein MPTDLSVWGMYNHADIVVKAVMIGLILASIVTWAIFFSKGASLLGRQRSLKREQEMLAGVRSLDEASEKAQAFGNNSLSLMLIKEAQNELELSAGSEDNEGIKDRTSFRLERRVAAVGRQLGRGNGYLATIGAISPFVGLFGTVWGIMNSFIGIAQTQTTNLAVVAPGIAEALLATAIGLVAAIPAVVIYNIFARTIGGFKASLSDSAAQVLLLQSRDLDLEASAPSHPVPSAQKLRLG, from the coding sequence ATGCCGACGGACCTGTCCGTCTGGGGCATGTACAACCATGCCGACATCGTGGTGAAAGCGGTAATGATTGGCCTGATTCTGGCCTCCATCGTTACCTGGGCGATTTTCTTTAGCAAAGGTGCCAGCCTGCTGGGCCGCCAGCGCAGCCTTAAGCGCGAGCAGGAAATGTTAGCAGGCGTTCGCTCCCTGGACGAAGCGAGCGAAAAGGCGCAGGCCTTTGGCAATAACAGCCTGTCTCTGATGCTGATTAAAGAAGCGCAAAACGAACTTGAACTCTCCGCAGGCAGTGAAGACAACGAAGGTATTAAAGACCGCACCAGCTTTCGCCTTGAGCGCCGCGTTGCGGCGGTAGGCCGCCAGCTTGGCCGCGGCAACGGCTACCTTGCCACCATCGGCGCTATCTCGCCGTTTGTGGGGCTGTTTGGCACCGTCTGGGGCATCATGAACAGCTTCATCGGTATTGCCCAGACCCAGACCACCAACCTTGCTGTTGTGGCACCCGGCATTGCCGAAGCGCTGCTGGCAACGGCCATCGGCCTCGTTGCGGCGATTCCGGCGGTGGTGATTTACAACATTTTCGCGCGCACCATTGGTGGTTTTAAGGCCTCGCTTAGCGACTCTGCCGCCCAGGTGCTGCTGCTGCAAAGCCGCGACCTCGATCTGGAGGCCAGCGCGCCGTCTCATCCGGTTCCCTCCGCTCAAAAACTGCGTTTAGGTTAA
- the exbD gene encoding TonB system transport protein ExbD codes for MAMHLNENRDDDGEMHDINVTPFIDVMLVLLIIFMVAAPLATVDVKVNLPATSSQPEPRPEKPVYLSVKADKTMFIGNEPVTAETLVNTLATVTEGKKDTTVFFRADKSVDYETMMNVMDQLRQAGYLKIGLVGQEVNKPK; via the coding sequence ATGGCGATGCATCTCAACGAAAATCGCGACGACGATGGCGAAATGCACGACATCAACGTCACGCCGTTTATCGACGTGATGCTGGTGCTGCTGATTATCTTCATGGTTGCCGCGCCGCTTGCGACCGTGGACGTGAAGGTTAACCTGCCCGCCACCAGCAGCCAGCCGGAGCCGCGCCCGGAAAAACCGGTTTATCTGTCGGTGAAGGCTGATAAAACCATGTTTATCGGTAATGAACCGGTGACGGCTGAGACCCTGGTCAATACGCTGGCAACCGTCACAGAAGGTAAAAAGGACACCACCGTTTTCTTTCGCGCGGATAAGAGCGTGGATTACGAAACGATGATGAACGTGATGGACCAGCTGCGCCAGGCCGGTTATCTCAAGATTGGCCTGGTGGGCCAGGAAGTGAATAAACCGAAGTAG
- a CDS encoding TIGR00645 family protein — protein MERFFENAMYATRWLLAPVYFGLSLALFALTVKFFQEIFHILPNILSTAEADLILVLLSLVDMTLVGGLLVMVMFSGYENFVSRLDINADKEKLSWLGKMDATSLKNKVAASIVAISSIHLLRVFMDARNVPDNKLMWYVIIHLTFVLSAFAMGYLDKISRDKH, from the coding sequence ATGGAACGTTTTTTTGAGAATGCAATGTATGCCACGCGCTGGCTGCTGGCACCCGTCTACTTTGGCCTGTCGCTGGCGCTGTTTGCGCTGACGGTGAAATTCTTTCAGGAGATTTTTCACATCCTGCCCAACATCCTCAGCACCGCCGAAGCCGACCTGATTCTGGTGCTGTTATCGCTGGTGGATATGACGCTGGTCGGCGGCCTGCTGGTGATGGTGATGTTTTCAGGCTACGAGAACTTTGTCTCGCGCCTGGACATTAATGCCGATAAAGAAAAGCTGAGTTGGCTGGGGAAAATGGACGCCACCTCGCTAAAAAACAAAGTGGCGGCCTCGATTGTGGCTATCTCGTCTATCCACCTGCTGCGCGTATTTATGGACGCCCGTAACGTGCCGGACAATAAGCTGATGTGGTATGTCATTATCCACCTCACTTTTGTCCTGTCGGCGTTTGCCATGGGCTACCTGGACAAAATTTCGCGCGATAAGCACTAA